Proteins encoded by one window of Ralstonia sp. RRA:
- a CDS encoding DUF971 domain-containing protein, whose amino-acid sequence MQPPERIDNDIAKGALQLHWKEAAITLDHVALREACRCAECQFKRHHGTPIHAPADTRVMAIEPAGYGVQLIFNDGHARGIYPWAYLAELAATATG is encoded by the coding sequence GTGCAACCACCTGAGCGCATCGATAACGACATCGCAAAGGGCGCATTGCAGCTGCATTGGAAAGAGGCAGCCATCACGCTTGACCACGTTGCGTTGCGTGAAGCCTGCCGATGCGCCGAATGCCAGTTCAAGCGTCATCACGGCACGCCGATCCATGCGCCGGCCGATACGCGCGTCATGGCCATCGAACCTGCAGGCTATGGCGTGCAACTGATCTTCAACGATGGGCATGCGCGCGGCATCTATCCGTGGGCGTATCTGGCGGAGTTGGCTGCCACAGCAACAGGCTGA
- a CDS encoding HEAT repeat domain-containing protein: MTSYLHRLHDDDAATRRVALLQLADEEDADALPEVIALLAHDPAPEVRLEAARILATWEQPDTVAALARALEDADAAVRDAAALGLGELKSPDSAPALLPYVDHASGFVRAAALRGLRELRVPESEAPALHALQDADATVRREAVAVLGWRKHAAALPALAERARHDHDADVRRAAVGALGLATDASVLPALLDALRDTTWRVREESASTLGKLRALAPEAHVTQALVDALADDYWQVRLQAARALGRWRAAHAVDALAALFAHPISNLRKEAALALGEIGDAAALPALRNAEADGDPEVVKAVRIALAQIGTARATT; encoded by the coding sequence ATGACGAGCTACCTGCACCGATTACACGATGACGATGCCGCCACGCGCCGCGTCGCGCTTCTGCAGCTCGCCGATGAGGAAGATGCCGATGCGTTGCCCGAGGTGATTGCGCTGCTTGCGCACGACCCTGCGCCCGAGGTTCGGCTCGAAGCCGCCCGCATCCTCGCAACCTGGGAGCAGCCCGATACGGTGGCCGCACTCGCCCGCGCGTTGGAAGACGCAGATGCTGCCGTGCGTGATGCGGCAGCGCTCGGCCTGGGTGAACTGAAGTCGCCCGACTCTGCGCCCGCGCTGCTGCCGTACGTCGACCATGCGAGTGGCTTCGTGCGCGCAGCCGCCCTGCGTGGCTTGCGAGAACTGCGCGTGCCGGAGAGCGAAGCGCCCGCACTGCATGCCTTGCAAGACGCTGATGCCACCGTGCGCCGCGAAGCGGTGGCCGTGCTCGGTTGGCGCAAGCATGCGGCCGCGCTGCCTGCCCTGGCAGAACGCGCCCGCCATGACCACGATGCAGACGTGCGGCGCGCGGCTGTGGGTGCGCTTGGCCTTGCGACGGATGCATCCGTGCTGCCTGCGCTGCTCGATGCGCTGCGCGACACCACCTGGCGCGTGCGAGAGGAAAGCGCCAGCACGCTCGGCAAGCTGCGCGCGCTGGCTCCCGAGGCGCACGTCACGCAAGCCTTGGTCGATGCGCTGGCGGATGACTACTGGCAAGTCCGTCTACAAGCCGCCCGCGCACTTGGCCGCTGGCGCGCTGCGCATGCCGTTGATGCACTCGCCGCGTTGTTCGCGCACCCCATCAGCAATCTGCGCAAGGAAGCGGCGCTGGCGCTGGGTGAGATCGGCGATGCCGCTGCCCTGCCCGCCCTGCGCAACGCAGAAGCCGATGGCGACCCCGAAGTCGTCAAAGCCGTGCGGATTGCGCTGGCACAGATCGGAACCGCCCGTGCAACCACCTGA
- a CDS encoding ferredoxin family protein, with protein sequence MPHTTHTPHDIASRSSAPVTIDEAKCIADKGCTVCVDVCPLDLLAIDLTKGKAFMQFDECWYCMPCEQDCPTGAVKVDIPYLLR encoded by the coding sequence ATGCCCCACACCACCCATACCCCTCACGACATCGCCTCGCGCAGCAGCGCGCCCGTCACCATTGACGAAGCCAAGTGCATTGCCGACAAGGGCTGCACGGTGTGCGTTGACGTCTGCCCGCTCGACCTGCTCGCCATCGATCTCACCAAGGGCAAGGCCTTCATGCAATTCGACGAGTGCTGGTACTGCATGCCCTGCGAGCAGGACTGCCCAACCGGCGCGGTAAAGGTCGACATTCCCTACCTGCTGCGTTGA
- a CDS encoding fumarate reductase/succinate dehydrogenase flavoprotein subunit — MNTQELEYDLVIVGGGTAGPMAAIKAKERNPALRVLLIDKAHVKRSGAISMGMDGLNNAVIPGHATPEQYTREITLANDGIVDQSGVYAYAQHSFATIEQLDRWGVKFEKDETGDYAVKKVHHMGSYVLPMPEGHDIKKVLYRQLKRARVEITNRIVVTRVLTDVDGAACGVLGFDCRTADFLVVRAKAVVLSCGAAGRLGLPASGYLMGTYENPTNAGDGYAMAYHAGAELANLECFQINPLIKDYNGPACAYVTGPLGGFTANARGERFIQCDYWSGQMMWEFYQELQGGKGPVFLKLDHLAEETIQTIETILHTNERPSRGRFHAGRGTDYRTQMVEMHISEIGFCSGHSASGVYVNARAETTVPGLYSAGDMAAVPHNYMLGAFTYGWFAGQNAADYIAGKQGNVRIDDEQIARERARIFAPLQREHGLAPAQVEYKLRRMVNDYLQPPKVTRKMEIGLRRFDEIAEDITHLHARNPHELMRAMEVSFIRDCAEMAARASLFRTESRWGLYHHRVDYPERDDASWFCHTRLYKDAHGAMTSRKQAVEPYVIPVDVHSTDSYAHLRIPQAA, encoded by the coding sequence ATGAACACGCAGGAACTGGAGTACGACCTCGTCATCGTGGGCGGCGGCACCGCCGGCCCAATGGCGGCGATCAAGGCAAAAGAGCGCAACCCCGCGCTGCGCGTGCTGCTGATCGACAAGGCACACGTCAAGCGCAGTGGCGCCATCTCGATGGGCATGGATGGGCTGAACAACGCGGTCATTCCCGGCCACGCCACGCCCGAGCAATACACGCGCGAGATCACGCTGGCCAATGACGGCATCGTCGATCAATCCGGCGTGTACGCCTATGCGCAGCACAGCTTTGCCACCATCGAGCAACTCGACCGCTGGGGCGTGAAGTTCGAGAAGGACGAGACCGGCGACTACGCCGTCAAGAAGGTGCATCACATGGGCAGTTACGTGCTGCCGATGCCCGAGGGGCACGACATCAAGAAGGTGCTGTATCGGCAGCTCAAGCGTGCGCGGGTGGAGATCACCAACCGCATCGTCGTCACGCGTGTGCTGACGGATGTGGATGGCGCGGCGTGCGGCGTGCTCGGCTTTGATTGCCGCACGGCGGATTTCCTCGTGGTGCGCGCGAAGGCCGTGGTGCTGAGTTGCGGCGCCGCCGGGCGGCTCGGCCTGCCCGCGTCGGGCTACCTGATGGGCACGTACGAGAACCCCACCAACGCGGGCGACGGCTATGCGATGGCGTACCACGCCGGTGCAGAACTCGCCAACCTGGAATGCTTCCAGATCAACCCACTCATCAAAGATTACAACGGCCCAGCCTGCGCCTACGTGACCGGCCCACTGGGCGGCTTTACCGCCAACGCGCGCGGCGAGCGCTTCATCCAGTGCGACTACTGGAGTGGCCAGATGATGTGGGAGTTCTACCAGGAGCTGCAGGGCGGCAAGGGACCGGTCTTCCTCAAGCTCGACCACCTGGCCGAAGAAACCATCCAGACCATCGAGACCATCCTGCACACCAACGAACGCCCAAGCCGTGGCCGCTTCCATGCAGGGCGCGGCACCGATTACCGCACACAGATGGTGGAGATGCACATCTCGGAAATCGGCTTCTGCAGCGGGCACAGCGCATCGGGCGTGTATGTGAATGCGCGGGCGGAGACAACAGTGCCAGGCCTCTACTCCGCCGGCGACATGGCCGCCGTACCGCACAACTACATGCTGGGCGCGTTCACGTATGGCTGGTTTGCCGGGCAGAACGCGGCGGATTACATCGCCGGAAAACAAGGCAACGTACGCATCGACGACGAGCAGATTGCCCGCGAGCGAGCGCGCATCTTTGCGCCGTTGCAACGCGAACACGGCCTTGCCCCGGCGCAGGTGGAATACAAACTGCGCCGCATGGTGAACGACTACCTGCAGCCGCCCAAGGTCACACGCAAGATGGAGATCGGCCTGCGCCGCTTTGATGAGATTGCCGAAGACATCACGCACCTGCACGCCCGCAACCCGCACGAGCTGATGCGTGCGATGGAAGTCAGCTTCATCCGCGACTGCGCAGAGATGGCCGCGCGTGCCTCGCTCTTCCGCACGGAAAGCCGCTGGGGCCTGTACCACCACCGTGTGGACTACCCCGAGCGCGACGACGCCAGCTGGTTCTGCCACACGCGCCTCTACAAAGATGCGCATGGCGCCATGACCAGTCGCAAGCAGGCCGTTGAGCCTTATGTCATTCCCGTTGATGTGCACAGTACGGACTCGTACGCACACCTGCGCATTCCCCAAGCCGCCTGA
- a CDS encoding GntR family transcriptional regulator encodes MTTSPPSPRLPAPPLYERIKGALREIILSGQAAPDTLLPSEAALCEQFGASRITVRQALADLQNEGLIFRRHGKGTFVSAPKAFQNVTALQGFAEAMSAQGHSIHNRVLRLETVPAPMDVAQALQLAPGTPVTELHRVRLLDRAAVSLEVTWLPEALGRVVARADLATRDVFLVLEQDAGVPLGHATLAIDAALADHATATTLDVGAGAPILRVERLTHDAHGKPIDFERLYFRGDTFQYRLRLDRHVAASAQTIFPSQGTV; translated from the coding sequence ATGACGACGTCCCCACCCTCTCCCCGCCTGCCCGCGCCGCCGCTCTATGAGCGAATCAAGGGCGCGCTGCGCGAGATCATCCTCAGCGGACAAGCCGCGCCCGATACGCTGCTGCCATCCGAAGCCGCCCTGTGCGAGCAGTTTGGCGCCAGCCGCATCACCGTACGCCAGGCATTGGCCGATCTGCAGAACGAAGGGCTGATCTTCCGCCGCCATGGCAAGGGCACCTTTGTCAGCGCGCCGAAGGCGTTCCAGAACGTGACGGCGCTGCAGGGCTTTGCGGAGGCGATGTCCGCGCAGGGCCACAGCATCCACAACCGCGTGCTGCGGTTGGAAACGGTGCCCGCGCCAATGGATGTAGCGCAGGCGCTGCAGCTTGCGCCCGGCACGCCCGTCACCGAATTGCATCGCGTGCGGTTGCTGGATCGCGCAGCGGTATCGCTGGAAGTGACGTGGCTGCCGGAAGCCCTTGGGCGCGTTGTGGCCCGCGCAGATCTGGCAACGCGCGACGTGTTTCTTGTGCTGGAGCAGGACGCAGGCGTGCCGCTGGGCCACGCCACGCTGGCCATTGATGCGGCGCTGGCGGATCACGCAACCGCGACGACACTCGACGTGGGGGCAGGCGCGCCCATCCTGCGTGTGGAACGGCTGACGCACGACGCGCATGGCAAACCCATCGACTTTGAGCGCCTCTACTTTCGCGGTGACACCTTCCAGTACCGGCTCCGGCTGGACCGACACGTGGCCGCATCGGCGCAAACCATCTTCCCCTCGCAAGGCACCGTATGA
- a CDS encoding methyl-accepting chemotaxis protein — translation MSSMVHSVRFKLLAAFGLCLALLLATGVFGVTGLIRLNSNMADAYTGNTLPIVQLGELRAAQLDARLQLRRAQLVKDDPAQVRTFVEALRKDMDQINSSWKQYFPASITSEEERRIANKFNGALPQFNASMNDTVSALQAGQADKAVQIIDRQAAASTEMGDLLEQDIAINVAQAKDFAADSDATYHRILVWAIVLVCAGFAVGVGMCWYLLRAISRPLSRAVNVANDIAGGKLENGIVVDTQGEFRELLVALRKMDEQLTETVRGIKVSAESVTVASKEIAAGNIDLSSRTEQQAASLEETASSMTQLTETVKQNAENAAQADALASNASTIAQAGNVAVQAMVGTIDQISTSSGKISEITGLIEGIAFQTNILALNAAVEAARAGEQGRGFAVVASEVRTLAQRSASAAKEIKGLIGASVAVVQAGSQQAAEVGETMAEVKEAIRRVSEIVTEIAAASAEQSRGIEQVNQAVVQMDEVTQQNAALVEQAAAAAQSLEEQATTLRRAVSVFRMGNGTGAAFA, via the coding sequence ATGAGCTCAATGGTGCATTCGGTACGGTTCAAACTCTTGGCGGCCTTCGGTCTGTGCTTGGCACTGCTGCTCGCCACGGGCGTGTTTGGTGTCACGGGCTTGATTCGGCTCAACAGCAATATGGCCGACGCCTACACCGGCAACACGCTGCCGATTGTGCAGTTGGGGGAGTTGCGCGCGGCGCAGCTCGATGCACGTCTGCAGTTACGTCGTGCGCAGTTGGTCAAGGACGATCCGGCCCAAGTGCGAACGTTTGTTGAAGCGCTCCGTAAGGACATGGACCAGATCAACAGCAGTTGGAAGCAATACTTCCCAGCCAGCATCACCAGCGAGGAGGAGCGTCGCATTGCGAACAAGTTCAATGGGGCGCTGCCGCAGTTCAATGCGAGCATGAATGACACGGTGAGCGCACTGCAAGCCGGTCAGGCCGACAAGGCGGTCCAGATCATCGACCGCCAAGCCGCTGCGAGCACAGAAATGGGCGACCTGCTCGAGCAAGACATCGCTATCAACGTGGCGCAGGCCAAGGATTTTGCGGCCGATAGCGATGCCACGTACCACCGGATTCTTGTCTGGGCCATCGTGCTGGTGTGCGCAGGGTTTGCAGTGGGTGTGGGCATGTGCTGGTACTTGCTGCGTGCGATCTCGCGCCCGCTCAGCCGCGCCGTCAACGTGGCCAACGACATTGCCGGTGGCAAGCTGGAGAACGGCATCGTTGTCGACACGCAGGGCGAGTTTCGCGAGCTGCTGGTCGCGTTGCGCAAGATGGACGAGCAACTGACCGAAACGGTGCGCGGCATCAAGGTCTCGGCCGAATCGGTGACGGTGGCGTCCAAGGAGATTGCCGCCGGCAATATTGATTTGTCCTCACGCACGGAGCAGCAGGCCGCATCGCTGGAAGAAACCGCGTCGAGCATGACGCAGTTGACCGAGACCGTGAAGCAGAACGCCGAGAACGCGGCCCAGGCCGATGCGCTGGCCTCCAACGCCAGCACCATCGCACAGGCCGGCAACGTGGCCGTGCAGGCGATGGTCGGCACGATCGACCAGATCAGCACCAGTTCGGGCAAGATTTCCGAGATCACCGGGCTGATCGAGGGCATTGCCTTCCAGACCAACATCCTGGCGCTCAACGCCGCCGTGGAAGCCGCACGGGCCGGCGAGCAGGGCCGAGGCTTTGCCGTGGTCGCCAGCGAGGTGCGCACGCTCGCACAACGCTCGGCCTCTGCTGCCAAGGAGATCAAGGGCCTGATTGGCGCCTCCGTTGCCGTGGTGCAGGCGGGCTCACAACAGGCCGCCGAAGTGGGCGAGACCATGGCCGAAGTGAAGGAGGCCATCCGCCGCGTGTCGGAGATCGTGACCGAGATTGCCGCGGCGTCTGCCGAGCAAAGCCGGGGCATCGAACAAGTCAACCAGGCCGTCGTGCAGATGGACGAAGTCACGCAACAGAACGCCGCGCTGGTGGAGCAGGCGGCAGCGGCAGCGCAGTCGCTCGAAGAGCAGGCAACGACCTTGCGGCGTGCGGTATCGGTATTCCGCATGGGGAATGGCACCGGCGCAGCATTTGCCTGA
- a CDS encoding helix-turn-helix domain-containing GNAT family N-acetyltransferase, translating into MDFIEAPAKPREQTISDLREVSRRLVRELGFMRSTLAQSDLPPSAVHAILEIAGTPGIQARDLAERLRLDKSSTSRQVTRLESAGLVERRACDDDGRSSELYLTRAGQQLRRKIDAYASDQVSNALRHLAPLDQQRLLASLSQYVSALADDNDHKPSQGGTGSGIQIVQGYVPGCIGDIASLHGRFYAQHWGFGVFFERRVATELATFAAALPDDNKALWLCVENGRSLASLAMDGNPHYRAAHLRWFIVDDALRGTGVGRELMSRAMRFADAHFDETYLNTFKGLDAARHLYESFGFVLTQEEEGSQWGSTVTEQQFRRRSKGRA; encoded by the coding sequence ATGGATTTCATCGAAGCGCCCGCCAAGCCCCGCGAGCAAACCATCAGCGACTTGCGCGAGGTGTCGCGCAGGCTGGTGCGTGAACTCGGTTTCATGCGCAGCACGCTGGCGCAGAGCGATCTACCACCCTCCGCCGTGCACGCCATCCTGGAGATTGCCGGCACGCCCGGCATCCAGGCGCGCGATCTGGCCGAACGCTTGCGGCTGGACAAATCCAGCACCAGTCGCCAGGTCACTCGCCTGGAATCTGCCGGGCTGGTCGAGCGCCGCGCCTGTGATGACGACGGCCGATCTTCCGAGCTCTACCTGACCCGCGCTGGCCAGCAATTGCGCCGCAAGATCGACGCCTATGCGTCTGACCAGGTATCGAACGCGCTGCGCCACCTCGCCCCGTTGGACCAACAGCGGCTGCTCGCGTCGCTGTCGCAATACGTCAGTGCGCTGGCGGATGACAACGATCACAAGCCGTCGCAAGGCGGCACCGGAAGTGGCATCCAGATCGTGCAGGGCTACGTGCCCGGCTGCATTGGCGACATTGCAAGCCTGCACGGCCGGTTCTATGCGCAGCACTGGGGGTTTGGTGTGTTTTTCGAACGCCGGGTGGCAACGGAGCTGGCCACGTTTGCAGCCGCGCTGCCCGACGACAACAAGGCGCTGTGGCTATGCGTGGAGAACGGCCGCAGCCTGGCGTCGCTGGCGATGGACGGCAACCCCCACTACCGCGCTGCGCACCTGCGGTGGTTCATCGTCGATGATGCGTTGCGCGGCACTGGCGTTGGGCGCGAACTCATGTCGCGCGCCATGCGCTTTGCCGATGCGCATTTCGACGAAACCTATCTGAATACCTTCAAGGGCTTGGATGCAGCACGCCACCTCTATGAGTCGTTCGGCTTTGTGCTCACGCAGGAAGAAGAAGGGTCGCAGTGGGGCAGCACGGTGACGGAACAGCAATTCCGCCGCCGCTCAAAAGGTCGTGCATAG
- a CDS encoding arylamine N-acetyltransferase codes for MTPSIDLDAYLNRIQWGSDVRPSYDTLAGLLRAHMLHIPFENLDVLLGRGIRIDLDSIQNKLVRARRGGYCFEHSTLLAAVLEQLGFQPIRQLARVTVLRPRTEMARTHMFLTVPLKEGTFVVDAGFGALAPRVPVPLKEGVPATIDSETHWMVRDANRWSLRAQVGDKPPVDAWVSTLEEEGPADFEMGNHFTATYPASPFRNQILLRALTKDGRVSVLNRNVTIVRAGTSHKIELADRTALRTLLADHFGFDLPEVEQLRVPDIPEWT; via the coding sequence GTGACACCTTCCATCGATCTGGACGCGTATCTCAACCGCATCCAATGGGGCAGCGATGTTCGCCCAAGTTACGACACCTTGGCCGGGCTGCTGCGCGCCCACATGCTGCACATCCCATTCGAGAACCTGGATGTGCTGCTTGGGCGCGGCATCCGCATCGACCTCGACAGCATTCAGAACAAGCTCGTGCGTGCACGCCGCGGCGGCTACTGCTTTGAGCATTCAACGCTGCTTGCTGCGGTGTTGGAGCAGCTCGGCTTTCAGCCGATCCGCCAGTTGGCGCGGGTGACTGTGTTGAGGCCACGCACGGAGATGGCCCGCACGCACATGTTCCTGACCGTGCCGCTGAAAGAGGGCACGTTTGTGGTCGACGCCGGGTTTGGCGCATTGGCCCCGCGCGTGCCGGTGCCGCTGAAGGAGGGCGTGCCGGCCACGATCGACAGCGAAACCCATTGGATGGTGCGCGACGCAAACCGCTGGAGCCTGCGCGCGCAAGTGGGCGACAAACCTCCCGTGGACGCCTGGGTGTCGACGTTGGAAGAGGAAGGTCCGGCCGATTTTGAAATGGGAAACCACTTCACGGCAACGTACCCGGCATCTCCGTTCCGCAATCAGATCCTGCTGCGTGCGCTGACGAAAGACGGACGCGTCTCCGTGTTGAACCGCAACGTCACGATCGTGCGCGCAGGCACGTCGCACAAGATCGAGTTGGCGGATCGCACCGCGTTGCGCACGCTGCTTGCAGACCACTTTGGGTTCGATCTGCCGGAGGTCGAGCAGCTTCGCGTGCCCGACATTCCGGAGTGGACCTGA
- a CDS encoding 1-aminocyclopropane-1-carboxylate deaminase, with the protein MNLQRFPRHPLTFGPTPIQALPRLSSQLGGKVEIYAKREDCNSGLAFGGNKTRKLEYLIPEALAQGCDTLVTIGGIQSNHTRQVAAVAAHLGMRCVTVQENWVNWFDGAYDRVGNIQMSRIMGADVRLVDAGFGIEFKASWEQALEDVRRAGGKPYAIPAGASDHPLGGLGFVGFAEEVREQEKALGFTFDYIIVCSVTGSTQAGMVVGFAADGRADRVIGIDASAKPEQTREQILRIARQTADKVDLGRDITDADVVLDTRYAYPEYGVPSQETLDAIRLCARAEGMLTDPVYEGKSMQGMIDLIRRGDIPAGSRVLYAHLGGVPALNGYSFLFRNG; encoded by the coding sequence ATGAACCTGCAACGCTTTCCTCGCCATCCGCTCACCTTTGGGCCGACGCCCATTCAAGCGTTGCCGCGCCTGTCCTCACAGTTGGGCGGCAAGGTAGAGATCTACGCCAAGCGGGAGGACTGCAACAGCGGCCTGGCCTTTGGCGGCAACAAGACACGCAAGCTGGAGTACCTGATTCCGGAAGCGCTGGCGCAGGGCTGCGACACGCTGGTCACCATTGGCGGCATCCAGTCGAACCACACGCGGCAGGTGGCGGCGGTGGCGGCGCACTTGGGCATGCGCTGCGTGACGGTGCAGGAGAACTGGGTGAACTGGTTTGACGGCGCGTATGACCGCGTGGGCAACATCCAGATGTCGCGCATCATGGGTGCGGATGTGCGGCTGGTGGATGCGGGCTTCGGCATCGAGTTCAAAGCAAGCTGGGAACAGGCGCTGGAAGACGTGCGCCGCGCGGGCGGCAAACCGTATGCGATTCCCGCCGGTGCGTCAGACCACCCGCTGGGTGGCCTGGGCTTTGTGGGCTTTGCGGAGGAAGTGCGCGAGCAAGAGAAAGCGCTCGGCTTCACCTTCGACTACATCATCGTGTGCTCGGTCACGGGCAGCACGCAGGCGGGCATGGTGGTGGGCTTTGCGGCGGATGGCCGCGCGGATCGCGTAATCGGCATTGATGCTTCCGCCAAGCCGGAGCAGACGCGTGAGCAGATCCTGCGCATTGCCCGGCAGACGGCCGACAAGGTGGACCTGGGCCGCGACATTACCGATGCCGATGTGGTGCTCGACACGCGCTACGCGTATCCGGAGTACGGCGTGCCATCACAAGAGACGCTCGACGCCATCCGCCTGTGCGCCCGCGCCGAGGGCATGCTGACGGACCCGGTGTATGAGGGCAAATCGATGCAGGGCATGATCGATCTGATCCGCCGGGGTGACATTCCGGCGGGCTCACGCGTGCTGTATGCGCACCTGGGTGGTGTGCCCGCGCTGAACGGTTACAGCTTCCTGTTCCGTAACGGTTGA
- a CDS encoding AsnC family transcriptional regulator, protein MATKLRARAKAAPKPTAPPPELDRTDKAILRALQKDASISNVALAKRVNLSPAACLRRVERLKAAKVIRGTVALLDPQAMGAGTVVLIGVVLDRSTPESFAAFEKAAQNISGCMECHLVTGEFDYFLLIRTRDSESFTRLHAEQLLYLPGVRQVRSFMGLKEVVSRAEVVV, encoded by the coding sequence ATGGCAACAAAATTGCGTGCAAGAGCCAAGGCAGCGCCAAAACCAACCGCGCCGCCGCCCGAGCTGGATCGAACAGACAAAGCGATCCTCCGCGCCCTGCAGAAAGACGCCTCCATCAGCAACGTTGCGCTGGCCAAGCGGGTGAACCTGAGCCCGGCTGCATGCCTGCGGCGGGTGGAGCGGCTCAAGGCCGCCAAGGTGATCCGGGGGACGGTCGCGCTGCTCGATCCGCAGGCGATGGGGGCGGGCACCGTGGTGTTGATCGGCGTGGTGCTCGACCGCTCCACGCCGGAGTCCTTCGCTGCCTTTGAGAAGGCCGCGCAGAACATCTCCGGCTGCATGGAGTGCCACCTGGTGACGGGGGAGTTTGATTACTTCCTGCTGATCCGCACGCGGGATTCAGAGAGCTTTACGCGGTTGCATGCGGAGCAGTTGTTGTATCTGCCGGGGGTGCGGCAGGTAAGGTCGTTTATGGGGTTGAAGGAGGTGGTGAGTCGGGCGGAGGTGGTGGTTTGA
- a CDS encoding MarR family transcriptional regulator has product MLPVNQPLGIDQCNCFAVRKASRQISRLYDSHLEPSGLRITQFLTLAALDEVGSTPVNALAERLDIERTAMGKMVGFLERDGFVTIKPSPTDGRSRLVELTEEGRHLYERASPLWQEAQREFEQLNGADNVAALREGLRGVVIGDVSMRSSQD; this is encoded by the coding sequence ATGTTGCCCGTTAACCAGCCGCTCGGAATCGATCAATGCAACTGCTTCGCCGTCAGGAAGGCGAGCAGGCAGATCTCCCGACTTTACGATAGCCATCTCGAGCCCTCGGGCCTGCGCATCACGCAATTCCTCACCCTGGCCGCCCTGGACGAAGTGGGCAGCACGCCGGTCAACGCCCTTGCCGAACGGCTCGATATCGAACGAACGGCGATGGGGAAAATGGTGGGCTTCCTGGAGCGCGACGGCTTCGTCACGATCAAGCCCTCGCCTACCGACGGCCGAAGCCGCCTTGTCGAACTCACCGAGGAGGGACGGCATCTGTACGAAAGGGCATCCCCACTCTGGCAGGAAGCGCAACGGGAGTTCGAGCAACTGAACGGCGCGGACAATGTTGCGGCGTTGCGAGAAGGATTGAGAGGGGTGGTCATCGGCGACGTGTCGATGCGTTCGTCGCAAGACTAA
- a CDS encoding SDR family oxidoreductase, with product MDIKNANVFITGANRGLGLAFAREALRRGAAKVYAGMRNTSGFDEPGIVPVRIDVTDPASIAEAAKLAADTTLLVNNAGIAALIDGPLAADVQAQSARMFDTNYYGVVRVTQAFEQILTAQPHAAIINVLSDIVWLPRPYLTPYAASKAAAWSYTNQLRFHLRERGIQVLGLHVGFVDTDLTNGIDVPKASPEDVVRQTYDALAAGKSEVMADEGTAVLKRTLAAEIPGYITPPAGL from the coding sequence ATGGATATCAAGAATGCGAACGTCTTCATCACCGGCGCCAATCGCGGCCTGGGCCTTGCGTTTGCACGCGAGGCACTTCGGCGAGGGGCGGCGAAGGTGTACGCGGGCATGCGCAACACGAGCGGTTTCGACGAGCCGGGCATTGTGCCGGTCAGGATCGATGTCACGGATCCTGCGTCGATCGCCGAGGCGGCGAAACTGGCGGCCGACACGACGCTGCTGGTCAACAACGCAGGCATTGCCGCTCTGATCGACGGGCCTTTGGCGGCCGACGTGCAGGCGCAATCCGCCCGCATGTTCGATACCAACTACTACGGCGTGGTGCGCGTCACACAGGCCTTCGAACAGATCCTGACGGCCCAGCCGCATGCCGCGATCATCAACGTGCTCTCCGACATCGTGTGGCTCCCGCGGCCCTATTTGACACCGTATGCCGCGTCGAAAGCCGCCGCCTGGAGCTACACGAACCAGCTTCGCTTTCACCTGCGCGAGCGTGGCATCCAGGTTCTCGGTCTGCACGTCGGGTTCGTGGATACCGATCTGACCAACGGCATCGACGTGCCTAAAGCCAGTCCCGAGGACGTCGTGCGACAGACCTACGACGCGCTCGCCGCTGGCAAGAGCGAGGTCATGGCCGACGAGGGGACAGCGGTGCTGAAGCGCACGCTCGCGGCCGAGATACCCGGCTACATCACACCGCCGGCAGGGCTTTGA